The Bacillaceae bacterium IKA-2 DNA window TCGAGCCGACAAGGCGATCTCACTATGCGGGGGCAATTGCCTATCTAGGCTTTGATGGAAATATTGACTCATGTATTGCAATACGAACGATGATTATTAAAGGAAATAAAGCTTTTGTTCAAGCGGGTGCAGGGATTGTTGCGGATTCTGTTCCAGAGAACGAGTGGGAAGAAACGCGCAACAAAGCAAAAGCACTTATTAAAGCAATCGCTGTTGCCGAAAAAATGTTCTCCAAGGGAGAGGAGCCGATTTCAAATGTTTAAAGCATTGTTAAAAGCTTTATCAGAAGGAAAAACATTAACGAAGCAAGAAGCAAAAGAGGCTATGGATAGAATGATGCAAGGTAATGTGGCCGAAGCCCAAGTTGCCGGTCTGCTTTCTATGATGAGACTTCGTGGTGAAACAATAGCAGAAATGACCGGATTTGCTTTATCGATGCGTGAGCATGCTTTGGGATTGGATCATTCTGAACCGAAGCTTCTAGACACATGTGGCACCGGTGGCGATGACCTATCGACGTTTAATATATCAACGACAACAGCTATTGTCGTTTCGGCATGCGGTGTAAAAATAGCCAAACATGGCAACCGCGCTATTTCATCTAATAGTGGAAGTGCGGATGTTTTAGAGGCGCTCAAAATCCCAGTACAAGCCTCTCCCGAAGAAGCGATTACGGCATTAAAAGATAATGGACTTTGTTTTTTATTTGCTCCCCTTTATCATCAATCGATGAAACATGTAGCTGCAACACGAAAGCTACTTGGTTTTAAAACAATTTTTAACCTCTTAGGGCCGTTAGTGAATCCTGCCAAAGCTAACAGGCAAATGATCGGTGTTTTCGATACTAATTTTGCTGAAAAGATGGCAGAAACCCTGCGCGAATTAGGGACAGAGCGAGCCGTGTTTGTCACGGGTGGAGACGGAATTGATGAGTGTTCGATTACAACATTCACTGATGTTGTTGAATTAAACGGGAGTCAAATTAAGAGATATCAACTAACTCCAGAAGAAGTAGGACTTGAGCGGGGTGAACTAATAGATATTCAAGCTACTAGTGTGCAGGAAAGCGCGACAATTATTGAAAATATTCTTTTGGGCAAAGCAAATAAAACTGCTGAAAATATTGTTGTCTTGAACAGTGCAATGGCACTTTATGTAGCAGAAGAAGTAGGAACTGTTAGAGAAGGCGTCGAAAAAATCCAAATGGTTTTAAGAACAGGCAAAGCCTATCAACAGTTTCAAAAGCTTCAAGACAAGAAGGAGGAGATCCAAGCCAATGTTAAATAAAATAGTTGAAACAAAAAAAATCGAGGTTAGTCAGTTGCAATTAGCAGATCCAATTGAAGTAACGCGGTTTTCTCTCCTCCAAGCCCTTCAAGTTCCTAACCGCAAGTTAGGATTAATTGCAGAAGTGAAAAAAGCTTCACCTTCTAAAGGAGTTATCAAAATAGACTTTGATCCGCTTGAAATTGCTAAACAATATGAACTAGGGCGAGCAGATGCTTTATCTGTTCTTACTGACGAAGAGTATTTTCAAGGACATCATACGTATTTATCTACCATTAAAAAACATGTAAACCTGCCGGTATTGCGTAAAGATTTCATTATCGACTCAAAGCAAATTGAACAAAGTGTACGGATTGGTGCTGATGCCATTCTGTTAATTGCAACGATTTTAGAAAAAAACCAACTTCATGAATTTTATGAGGAAGCCTATCAAAAAGGGTTGGAATGTTTAGTTGAAGTTCATAGCATCGAAGATCTAGAAAAAGTACTTTCTGCGTTTAAACCAAAAATGATCGGAATTAATAATCGAGATTTAAAAACATTTGAAACAAATCTTAATCATACATTGGAAATCACCAAACAATTACCGAAAGACATTCTGGTCGTAAGTGAAAGTGGAATTAAGACCAAGACTGATTTAGAATTACTTAAAGGCTATGCCGACGCTATTTTAGTAGGGGAAACGCTGATGCGGGCGCCGACACCACTAGTGGGAATCGCAACATTATTTAACGAAAAAAAGGAATGAATATAGTGCCTTTGCTTAAATATTGTGGGAATTATAGTTTTGAAGATGTTCAAATTACAGCAAATAGTCGGGCAAATTATTTAGGGTTTATTTTTGCTGAAAGTAAGCGCTCTGTCACTGTGCACCAAGTTAAGCAATGGCTTGAACAAATTCAAATACCCC harbors:
- the trpD gene encoding anthranilate phosphoribosyltransferase, which translates into the protein MFKALLKALSEGKTLTKQEAKEAMDRMMQGNVAEAQVAGLLSMMRLRGETIAEMTGFALSMREHALGLDHSEPKLLDTCGTGGDDLSTFNISTTTAIVVSACGVKIAKHGNRAISSNSGSADVLEALKIPVQASPEEAITALKDNGLCFLFAPLYHQSMKHVAATRKLLGFKTIFNLLGPLVNPAKANRQMIGVFDTNFAEKMAETLRELGTERAVFVTGGDGIDECSITTFTDVVELNGSQIKRYQLTPEEVGLERGELIDIQATSVQESATIIENILLGKANKTAENIVVLNSAMALYVAEEVGTVREGVEKIQMVLRTGKAYQQFQKLQDKKEEIQANVK
- the trpC gene encoding indole-3-glycerol phosphate synthase TrpC, giving the protein MLNKIVETKKIEVSQLQLADPIEVTRFSLLQALQVPNRKLGLIAEVKKASPSKGVIKIDFDPLEIAKQYELGRADALSVLTDEEYFQGHHTYLSTIKKHVNLPVLRKDFIIDSKQIEQSVRIGADAILLIATILEKNQLHEFYEEAYQKGLECLVEVHSIEDLEKVLSAFKPKMIGINNRDLKTFETNLNHTLEITKQLPKDILVVSESGIKTKTDLELLKGYADAILVGETLMRAPTPLVGIATLFNEKKE